A single uncultured Methanolobus sp. DNA region contains:
- a CDS encoding iron ABC transporter substrate-binding protein, producing MDKRFYPGISSYAFKNISIGTSLLLVLILILATTTSGCTDQTQQSIVQQEETIETVEITDMLGRNLTVPSEIDSLVTSTGPYSILVYMLAPEKLAGWNTFTPVDNMLMDERYTSLLVVGSWGAAQTANYETVISLDPEIVIEGYTVSKNGQISEQVTERQEKFGSIPVVAINGSIIAIEDGDDTIEYLGQLLDCEEQATEFISFRSSVLNDIEDKVNNIPDDEKVRVYYAEGSTCLKTDPSGSLHSEVIDICGGINVADCQVTTGMGMTPVSIEQVAEWNPEVIMTTDSEFYNSIYSDPLWANIDAVQNELVYLAPQNPFCWIDRPYGVHRVIGAAWTANVLYPELFSDTELEELTREFYSEFFHYELSDEELDKLLHPETEVSA from the coding sequence ATGGATAAGAGATTCTATCCAGGTATTTCTTCATATGCTTTCAAGAATATTTCAATAGGTACTTCCCTATTACTAGTTCTAATTCTCATTTTAGCAACTACAACCAGCGGCTGCACTGACCAGACACAACAGTCAATTGTCCAGCAAGAAGAAACTATTGAAACAGTAGAAATAACCGATATGTTAGGCAGGAACCTGACAGTACCTTCTGAAATTGATAGCCTTGTAACATCAACAGGTCCGTACTCCATATTGGTTTACATGCTCGCACCTGAAAAACTTGCAGGCTGGAATACATTTACTCCTGTGGACAACATGCTTATGGATGAGCGTTATACGTCTCTGCTGGTAGTTGGTTCATGGGGCGCTGCCCAGACAGCAAACTATGAAACAGTCATCAGTCTTGATCCTGAGATCGTTATTGAAGGATATACTGTAAGCAAGAACGGACAGATAAGTGAACAGGTCACTGAGAGACAGGAAAAATTCGGAAGTATTCCTGTGGTTGCCATCAATGGTTCCATTATTGCCATAGAAGATGGAGATGATACTATTGAATATCTTGGTCAACTGCTTGATTGTGAAGAGCAGGCAACTGAGTTCATCAGTTTCAGGTCATCTGTCCTCAATGATATAGAAGATAAAGTCAACAACATACCGGACGATGAAAAGGTTCGTGTATATTACGCTGAAGGTTCCACCTGCCTTAAAACAGACCCTTCAGGCTCACTACATTCTGAAGTTATCGACATATGCGGCGGAATTAATGTTGCAGACTGCCAGGTCACAACTGGAATGGGAATGACACCTGTTTCCATAGAACAGGTCGCCGAATGGAACCCTGAGGTCATAATGACAACGGATTCCGAGTTCTACAACTCTATTTATTCCGATCCGTTGTGGGCAAATATTGATGCTGTGCAGAACGAACTTGTATATCTTGCACCACAGAACCCATTCTGCTGGATAGACAGACCATACGGTGTGCATCGTGTGATAGGAGCAGCATGGACTGCTAATGTACTCTATCCGGAACTGTTTTCAGACACAGAACTTGAAGAATTGACACGTGAATTCTATTCAGAATTCTTCCATTATGAACTCAGTGATGAAGAACTGGACAAACTTCTACATCCTGAAACGGAGGTATCAGCATGA
- a CDS encoding type II/IV secretion system ATPase subunit has product MADYQSNVSEEESSIQNKKGNPEKVTSDQETDDDILKTDIIKEMSEIEKDREKFEKDFAQLLSTTEAIDAEDEEKHVKKENDDNLGILLPRSPNFGPPKTPIAGTKVEVKTSEVITREEIVQIEDSDESGTKELESILPEKELIPAEVIEPEEEGEGETSQKQEEKEEEKKPGFVAKIKNLFKQTEVEIEPYDPEIHGPIAEFKGLEGYEEVERYWANEPYAFIVILFNEDRNSHLYYIVEPELTDFEHTFLLEIKDRLRDVLLVEEINEEEDDKEAVLDSKIRSIIKDYTIEITPPMLAKISYYIKRDFVRFGKIDALMMDDSIEDVSGNGHDVPIFLYHRAHTNIATNVVYEEDELNSFIIQMAQRSGKHISVAEPMVDATMPDGSRIQMTLGTSVTAHGSTFTIRKFSDTPITPVDLIKWGTFSSESMAYLWLCIENNKSLIYAGGTASGKTSSLNAVSLFIPEKAKVITLEDTRELKLPHPNWIPSVTRDSFTADERGAVDMYDLLKAALRQRPEFLLVGEVRGKEALTLFQAMSTGHTTFSTMHADSVASAIHRLENPPISVPRTMIQALDIMSIQSQTYTHGKRVRRNIKLVEIVDIDPNTRNIRTNDIFVWDSESDKFIRTGESKALFDIKMRRGWGQDKVNQELYYRQKILEYMANNGITDFQEISDIINAYQSTPEKVLKKLQLV; this is encoded by the coding sequence ATGGCCGATTATCAATCTAATGTTTCTGAGGAAGAATCTTCCATTCAAAATAAAAAAGGCAATCCTGAAAAAGTTACCAGTGATCAGGAAACTGATGATGATATCCTTAAAACAGATATAATAAAGGAAATGTCAGAAATAGAAAAGGACCGAGAGAAATTTGAGAAAGATTTTGCTCAACTACTCAGTACTACTGAGGCTATTGATGCCGAAGATGAAGAAAAACATGTGAAAAAAGAAAATGATGATAATTTAGGGATATTACTACCCAGGTCACCTAATTTCGGCCCTCCAAAAACACCAATAGCCGGTACTAAAGTAGAGGTCAAGACATCAGAAGTCATAACGAGAGAAGAAATCGTTCAAATAGAAGATAGCGACGAAAGCGGCACGAAAGAATTGGAAAGTATCTTACCGGAAAAAGAACTGATCCCTGCAGAAGTTATTGAGCCTGAAGAAGAAGGAGAAGGAGAAACTTCACAAAAACAGGAAGAAAAAGAAGAAGAAAAGAAGCCTGGATTCGTTGCTAAAATTAAGAACCTTTTCAAACAAACAGAGGTAGAAATAGAGCCGTACGACCCTGAGATCCACGGACCTATTGCAGAGTTTAAGGGCCTGGAAGGATATGAAGAAGTAGAACGCTATTGGGCAAACGAACCCTACGCATTCATAGTCATCCTATTCAACGAAGACCGCAACAGTCACCTTTACTATATTGTAGAACCTGAGCTTACTGATTTTGAACATACTTTCCTTTTAGAGATAAAAGACAGACTTCGAGATGTACTTCTTGTTGAAGAGATCAATGAGGAAGAAGATGATAAAGAAGCTGTTCTTGATTCTAAGATAAGGTCGATCATTAAAGATTATACCATCGAGATTACACCTCCAATGCTGGCAAAGATCTCATATTACATCAAGAGAGACTTCGTCAGGTTCGGAAAAATAGATGCCCTGATGATGGACGACTCCATCGAGGATGTGTCCGGCAATGGCCATGACGTTCCAATTTTCCTTTATCACAGGGCGCACACAAATATCGCTACCAATGTCGTCTATGAAGAAGACGAACTGAATTCTTTCATCATCCAGATGGCTCAGAGAAGTGGCAAACACATCTCAGTTGCAGAACCTATGGTCGATGCAACCATGCCTGACGGTTCGAGGATACAGATGACCCTGGGTACAAGTGTTACAGCACACGGCAGTACATTTACCATCCGTAAGTTCAGTGACACACCAATAACACCTGTGGACCTTATCAAATGGGGAACTTTCTCCTCAGAATCCATGGCATATCTCTGGCTCTGTATCGAGAACAACAAGAGTCTTATCTATGCAGGAGGTACTGCATCGGGTAAGACATCCTCACTTAACGCAGTTTCACTCTTTATTCCTGAAAAAGCTAAGGTCATCACTCTTGAAGATACAAGAGAACTGAAACTTCCACATCCAAACTGGATCCCAAGTGTAACAAGGGATTCATTCACTGCAGATGAAAGAGGAGCTGTTGATATGTACGACCTGCTTAAAGCAGCCCTGAGACAAAGACCTGAATTCCTGCTTGTTGGTGAAGTAAGAGGTAAGGAAGCACTCACACTTTTCCAGGCAATGTCAACAGGACACACTACATTCTCAACAATGCATGCTGACTCTGTTGCATCTGCCATTCACAGACTTGAGAACCCGCCTATCAGTGTTCCGCGTACAATGATCCAGGCACTGGATATCATGAGCATACAGTCCCAGACATATACGCATGGTAAGCGTGTAAGAAGAAATATCAAGCTGGTAGAGATCGTTGACATCGACCCTAATACAAGGAACATCAGGACAAACGATATCTTTGTCTGGGATTCAGAGTCTGACAAGTTCATCCGTACAGGCGAATCCAAAGCCCTCTTCGATATTAAAATGAGGCGTGGTTGGGGACAGGATAAGGTAAATCAGGAATTATACTACCGTCAGAAGATCCTTGAATACATGGCGAATAACGGTATCACAGATTTCCAGGAGATCTCTGATATTATCAACGCTTACCAGTCCACACCTGAAAAGGTTCTGAAGAAACTGCAACTGGTATAA
- a CDS encoding radical SAM protein, which translates to MKCKICEMACDINEHSTGRCKTYKLEGGKIIQDLELGYLGAFPVSIETIPMLHYYPAGKFLQVFSTGCNFKCPGCIARLLATRRSLGWTTLSPDQVIETALKLGCKGIVSTLNDPSANYYMFRELALKAREKGLLVGCSTNCYFTEETIEDLSGFVNFMNVGIKGHSDDAYRNCGVPSSKPVFRNIQKLHKMGVHIEVSAVYLKGNEEDVIQVAKTLANISTSIPLQIMRFLPFGDAPITLEPSIGASERLCNSLHDHLEHVYLFNSPGTGLMHTYCPECGEIVTEREFYGPMGSRLLKPWSNYNCDCGHDIPVTGTGAIESFSESGFMGGYRISRAFGMVHAVLTCLGIPEEERMLEVWKEISSSEALMDIHHMIQNPTSYLEYIRLIADKAGVQEKGEDLISFISRRLELIERITSENDGGSAYYCMGSPLFALNAGRMENNLVNFAGGQSINKLLQKEGKPGFNVEPGFINDNNPKTIFISGFLSRPLYEFYGLCKYYGIEADAVKQQRIYALPPSWDFGSPRWILGLLYIADKLHPGKLEIDIEQEANTFYKRYYGIYYSEAKPNRSFHRPSSGIWPREIVGCTHA; encoded by the coding sequence ATGAAGTGCAAGATATGTGAAATGGCTTGTGATATCAACGAGCATAGTACCGGCAGATGCAAAACCTACAAGCTTGAAGGCGGTAAAATAATCCAGGATCTTGAACTTGGATATCTGGGAGCGTTTCCTGTTTCAATAGAGACGATACCTATGCTCCATTACTATCCTGCAGGAAAATTCCTCCAGGTATTCAGCACAGGCTGTAACTTCAAATGTCCGGGATGTATTGCAAGACTGCTTGCCACAAGAAGGTCGCTTGGATGGACTACACTTAGTCCTGACCAGGTTATCGAAACCGCACTTAAACTTGGCTGCAAGGGAATAGTTTCCACACTTAACGACCCTTCCGCAAACTATTATATGTTCCGTGAACTGGCACTTAAAGCCAGGGAAAAAGGCCTCCTTGTTGGTTGTTCTACAAACTGCTACTTTACAGAAGAAACTATAGAGGATCTTTCTGGTTTTGTCAATTTCATGAATGTAGGTATAAAGGGACATTCTGATGACGCTTACAGGAATTGTGGTGTTCCATCCTCAAAACCAGTTTTTCGTAACATACAGAAGCTACACAAAATGGGAGTACACATTGAGGTCTCGGCAGTCTACTTAAAAGGAAATGAAGAAGATGTAATTCAGGTTGCAAAGACCCTTGCAAACATATCAACTTCAATCCCATTGCAAATTATGAGATTCCTTCCGTTCGGTGATGCACCAATCACACTTGAACCTTCCATTGGTGCATCTGAAAGACTTTGTAACAGCCTGCATGATCATCTGGAACACGTATACCTGTTCAACTCCCCGGGCACAGGATTAATGCACACATATTGTCCTGAATGCGGTGAAATTGTTACAGAGAGAGAGTTCTACGGACCCATGGGTTCAAGACTCCTGAAACCATGGAGCAATTACAACTGTGATTGCGGACACGATATTCCGGTCACCGGTACAGGAGCAATTGAAAGTTTCAGTGAATCAGGATTTATGGGCGGATACAGGATAAGCCGTGCTTTTGGAATGGTTCATGCTGTCCTCACGTGTCTTGGAATTCCTGAAGAGGAAAGGATGCTTGAGGTCTGGAAGGAAATTTCCAGTTCAGAAGCACTCATGGACATTCACCACATGATACAGAATCCGACATCATATCTGGAGTATATAAGATTGATAGCCGACAAGGCAGGCGTGCAGGAGAAAGGTGAAGACCTGATTTCATTTATCAGCAGGCGTCTGGAATTAATCGAAAGGATAACCTCGGAAAATGATGGTGGAAGCGCATACTACTGCATGGGTTCACCACTCTTTGCACTGAACGCCGGAAGAATGGAAAACAATCTTGTTAATTTTGCCGGAGGGCAGAGTATCAACAAATTACTTCAGAAAGAAGGTAAGCCAGGTTTTAATGTTGAGCCAGGATTTATCAACGATAATAATCCAAAAACGATATTCATCTCCGGTTTTCTTTCCCGTCCACTTTATGAATTCTACGGTCTCTGCAAGTATTATGGAATTGAAGCAGATGCAGTAAAGCAGCAGAGGATCTATGCGCTTCCACCCTCCTGGGATTTCGGAAGCCCACGCTGGATACTCGGACTCCTTTACATTGCTGACAAGCTGCATCCTGGAAAACTTGAAATAGACATCGAGCAGGAAGCAAATACATTCTACAAGCGATACTACGGTATATATTACAGCGAAGCAAAACCTAACAGGTCTTTCCACAGGCCATCTTCAGGAATCTGGCCCAGAGAAATTGTGGGGTGCACTCATGCCTGA
- a CDS encoding UbiA family prenyltransferase → MSSNVHAVSSGFGFKNDIVVLMNMLWRELVFGGHLFALGSVSVVMACSIVFMIPVSWDILFVTYLLFYAIYLYDYTQGASSDEATNSSRAKYLLCKNKSKCTVIITSLVLFTIMMVFTSIIITAIGMSILVLGLLYGSHFKKLTKKIPAFKNVFVSIVWAFMAIFAFIYYSVPITYGAIMLALFVFIRMMNIQILFDVRDMEGDRKDGLLTVPAIIGEKYPFILKLINYVSIGFVAGCIVLGLLPVFTAAIVPMAYYGKRYINRVVRSRKEYTSYIFAAFEPIMWSVFIFAGKYVAMLSVF, encoded by the coding sequence ATGAGTTCTAATGTACATGCAGTAAGTTCCGGATTCGGATTTAAAAATGATATCGTAGTGCTTATGAATATGCTCTGGAGAGAACTGGTATTTGGTGGACATCTCTTCGCTTTAGGATCAGTTTCTGTAGTAATGGCCTGTTCCATTGTGTTTATGATCCCTGTAAGCTGGGACATTCTCTTTGTTACATATCTTCTCTTCTACGCTATCTATCTTTATGATTATACACAGGGTGCATCCTCAGATGAAGCTACAAACAGCAGCCGTGCAAAGTATCTGTTATGTAAGAACAAGAGCAAGTGTACAGTAATTATCACATCTCTTGTCCTTTTCACTATAATGATGGTCTTTACATCAATTATCATCACTGCAATCGGAATGTCAATTCTGGTCCTTGGTCTTCTCTATGGAAGCCACTTCAAGAAACTCACAAAAAAGATCCCGGCATTTAAGAACGTCTTTGTTTCTATCGTCTGGGCATTCATGGCAATTTTTGCATTCATCTATTATTCAGTTCCAATCACATACGGTGCAATTATGCTTGCACTCTTTGTCTTCATCCGCATGATGAACATTCAGATACTCTTCGATGTCAGAGATATGGAAGGCGACCGCAAGGATGGTCTTCTCACAGTTCCAGCAATTATCGGAGAAAAATATCCATTCATTCTCAAACTTATCAACTATGTATCCATTGGCTTTGTAGCTGGATGTATTGTACTTGGCCTTCTTCCGGTTTTCACAGCTGCTATTGTTCCAATGGCCTACTATGGAAAAAGATACATTAACAGGGTTGTAAGGTCCAGAAAAGAATACACATCTTACATCTTCGCAGCATTTGAACCAATTATGTGGTCAGTATTCATCTTCGCAGGAAAGTACGTTGCAATGCTCAGTGTTTTCTGA
- the pheT gene encoding phenylalanine--tRNA ligase subunit beta gives MPIITLPYDDLEKLTGTDKDTIIKRVPMIGADIERIEDNSIDIEFFPDRPDLYSVEGVARAMRGFLDIETGFREYEVKPYTVEITKDENIDSVRPIFGCAIVRGVKFTSSAIKTLMDLQESLHWGLGRDRKKVSIGVHDLSKVQPPFRYIASDPDFSFIPLDFTEPMTMREILEKHPKGTRFAHILDGFDMYPLILDANDNVLSFPPIINGTLTMVTEQTTDLLVDVTGLSNEVYTALNIVTTALAERGGEVEYVKVVNADGTEEIPLDLSPRLKVLERPEIDGLIGMELPADEIINQLARMGFGAKELADGRIEVQIPRYRADILDNSDIIEDIAVGYGFDKIPAVFPMNATVGKSHMLSDISTDMREIMTGLGYLQVMPFTLTSDRVHFDWMCREKTDDVTYVMHPISEDQTMVRTTILPNLIEILSMNQHRELPQRIFEAGDVVINGKNGLHLAAVSISPQANFTEVRELVDALMRERLVEYEVVESEDPAFMEGRRADIIVNGKKIGVMGELFPQVIVNFGLGQPVVGFEIDLLD, from the coding sequence ATGCCTATTATAACCTTACCATATGATGACCTTGAAAAATTGACAGGAACAGACAAGGATACTATTATTAAGCGCGTGCCAATGATAGGCGCAGATATAGAGCGCATAGAAGATAACTCTATAGATATTGAATTTTTCCCTGATCGCCCGGACCTTTACAGTGTTGAGGGTGTTGCACGTGCAATGCGTGGTTTTCTGGATATTGAAACCGGTTTCCGTGAATATGAGGTCAAACCTTACACAGTAGAGATCACAAAGGATGAGAACATAGATTCAGTTCGTCCAATTTTTGGCTGTGCGATAGTCCGTGGTGTAAAATTCACTTCAAGCGCTATCAAGACACTGATGGACCTTCAGGAATCACTCCACTGGGGACTTGGACGTGACCGTAAGAAAGTATCAATAGGTGTGCATGACCTCTCAAAAGTACAGCCTCCTTTCAGATACATTGCATCAGATCCTGATTTCAGTTTCATTCCTCTTGATTTCACAGAACCAATGACCATGAGGGAAATACTTGAGAAGCACCCGAAGGGAACACGCTTTGCACATATCCTTGATGGCTTTGACATGTATCCGCTTATCCTTGATGCAAACGACAATGTGCTCTCATTCCCACCAATCATCAACGGTACACTTACAATGGTCACAGAGCAGACAACCGATCTTCTGGTGGATGTCACAGGACTTAGCAATGAAGTGTATACTGCACTTAATATAGTTACAACAGCTCTTGCAGAACGTGGCGGAGAAGTCGAGTATGTTAAGGTTGTCAATGCAGACGGAACAGAGGAGATTCCTCTTGACCTGAGCCCAAGGTTAAAAGTACTCGAAAGACCGGAGATCGATGGCCTTATTGGTATGGAGCTTCCTGCTGACGAGATAATTAACCAGCTTGCAAGAATGGGCTTTGGTGCAAAAGAACTTGCTGATGGACGCATTGAAGTCCAGATTCCACGTTACCGTGCTGATATTCTTGATAACTCAGACATCATTGAAGATATTGCAGTCGGATACGGCTTTGACAAGATTCCTGCAGTATTTCCGATGAATGCAACAGTAGGCAAGTCACACATGCTTTCAGACATAAGCACTGACATGCGTGAAATAATGACCGGACTTGGATATCTTCAGGTCATGCCGTTCACACTTACAAGTGACAGGGTTCACTTTGACTGGATGTGCAGGGAAAAGACCGATGATGTCACCTATGTAATGCATCCAATTAGTGAGGATCAGACAATGGTCAGGACAACTATCCTGCCAAATCTCATCGAGATCCTTTCCATGAACCAGCACAGGGAGCTTCCACAGAGGATCTTTGAGGCTGGAGACGTTGTTATCAACGGAAAGAACGGCCTTCACCTTGCAGCAGTTTCCATAAGCCCACAGGCAAACTTCACAGAAGTAAGGGAACTTGTGGACGCTCTTATGCGTGAAAGACTTGTGGAATATGAGGTTGTAGAGTCAGAAGACCCTGCATTCATGGAAGGCAGAAGAGCTGACATTATTGTCAATGGCAAAAAAATAGGTGTCATGGGAGAACTGTTCCCACAGGTTATAGTTAACTTCGGCCTTGGCCAGCCTGTCGTAGGATTTGAGATCGATCTTCTGGATTGA
- a CDS encoding iron ABC transporter permease: MPDHRRCATYSIYLLPILLLVASLFVGRYQMPASLVIADIVNTVISFISGTASPVSTQHTVLFSVRLPRILAALLVGSSLSLAGVSFQGVFRNPLVSPYILGVGAGAGFGACIGILLGNSQLAIQLLSFTCGLIAMFGAISMGKVSKGTGTLVFVLSGIIVGSIFTALISLAKYVADPYDDLPEIVFWLMGSLSSIRYNDLLWIIVPMLSGTLVLFLLRWRINILSLGDEEARSLGVNVDQIRLIIIISATLITSAAVSISGVIGWVGLVVPHIARMIVGPNYNRLLPMSMVIGASFMLLVDDLARTVTATEIPLGIITSLLGAPLFAYLLKRGRMGWN, from the coding sequence ATGCCTGATCACAGGCGATGTGCCACCTATTCAATTTATTTGCTTCCAATATTGCTGCTAGTTGCTTCACTCTTTGTTGGCCGATACCAGATGCCAGCATCACTAGTAATTGCTGACATTGTGAATACAGTAATTTCCTTCATATCAGGAACTGCCAGTCCGGTATCAACACAGCACACCGTACTTTTCAGTGTGAGATTACCACGAATACTTGCAGCCTTGCTTGTCGGTTCATCGCTCTCGCTTGCAGGAGTATCATTCCAGGGTGTTTTCCGAAATCCACTGGTTTCACCTTATATTCTTGGAGTTGGTGCCGGTGCGGGTTTTGGTGCATGTATTGGTATTTTACTAGGGAACAGCCAGCTCGCAATACAACTGCTGTCATTTACCTGCGGACTGATAGCAATGTTTGGCGCAATCAGCATGGGAAAGGTTAGCAAAGGAACAGGAACTCTTGTATTCGTTCTCTCAGGAATAATCGTAGGTTCGATATTCACAGCCCTGATATCTCTTGCAAAATACGTGGCTGACCCTTACGATGACCTGCCGGAAATCGTATTCTGGCTCATGGGAAGCCTGTCTTCTATCAGATATAACGACCTGCTCTGGATCATTGTACCAATGCTCTCAGGAACATTGGTACTTTTCCTCCTGAGGTGGAGAATCAATATTCTTTCACTGGGGGACGAAGAAGCTCGTTCCCTTGGTGTGAATGTTGACCAGATACGCCTGATTATCATTATCTCTGCCACTCTTATCACATCGGCAGCCGTTAGTATCAGCGGTGTTATCGGATGGGTGGGACTGGTCGTACCACACATTGCAAGGATGATCGTGGGTCCGAATTACAACCGGCTTCTACCGATGAGCATGGTGATCGGTGCATCCTTCATGCTTCTGGTAGACGACCTTGCAAGAACTGTAACTGCAACTGAAATTCCGCTGGGAATAATCACTTCCCTGCTCGGTGCACCATTATTCGCATATCTTCTGAAAAGGGGGCGCATGGGATGGAATTAG
- a CDS encoding class I SAM-dependent methyltransferase, whose protein sequence is MSISKDEKSGNFPDIAENVFAPIYPIIASDIAASSGITEGICLDLGCGIASLGIAIAEQTDLMVYAVDISEKMYELSIEKAARHGVSDRLEPVLADVHDLPFENDFANLVVSRGSVFFWDDLPAAFAEIARVLAPGGEAWIGGGFGTAELRQQIAKTMEERDPDWREGSNKRLSPENKQAMKNACISTGLPFRVVDDDAGFWVVMNK, encoded by the coding sequence ATGAGCATAAGCAAGGATGAAAAGTCAGGAAACTTTCCGGATATCGCAGAGAACGTATTTGCTCCCATATACCCCATCATAGCTTCAGACATTGCCGCTTCAAGTGGCATAACAGAAGGCATATGTCTTGACCTTGGATGCGGAATAGCATCCCTTGGTATTGCTATTGCAGAACAGACCGACCTTATGGTCTATGCCGTGGATATTTCTGAAAAAATGTATGAACTCTCAATTGAAAAAGCAGCCAGACACGGCGTTTCTGACAGGCTGGAACCTGTGCTTGCAGACGTTCATGATCTTCCTTTTGAGAATGATTTCGCAAACCTGGTTGTAAGCCGTGGCTCTGTGTTCTTCTGGGATGATCTTCCCGCTGCCTTTGCCGAGATTGCCAGAGTTCTTGCTCCGGGAGGTGAAGCATGGATAGGTGGCGGTTTTGGTACTGCCGAACTTCGCCAGCAGATAGCAAAGACAATGGAAGAACGTGATCCGGACTGGCGGGAAGGCTCTAACAAAAGACTCAGTCCTGAGAATAAGCAGGCAATGAAAAATGCCTGTATAAGCACAGGTCTGCCTTTCAGGGTTGTGGATGATGATGCTGGTTTCTGGGTGGTTATGAACAAGTAA
- a CDS encoding ABC transporter ATP-binding protein: protein MELELILEVDSLAYSYGKGPVFEDVSFSMGSGEVMCVLGPNGVGKSTLIKCIAGIFKPAAGSVRIQGEDTQTMTSGTIAKKVGYVPQQNETVFPFDVLDFVVMGRTPHLSLFGSPGEEDVEIAWKSLETVGVEHLSDRTLNSLSGGQRQMVLIARTLAQEPALLLLDEPTAHLDFGNQVLVLETVQKLAASGMSIVMNTHMPDHAFLVGSNAVALTGGKLLACGPVPSVVNSQIMSSVYGIDVTVRDITDINRKVCIPCGSGKC from the coding sequence ATGGAATTAGAATTAATCTTAGAAGTAGATTCACTGGCATATTCATATGGTAAAGGACCGGTCTTTGAGGATGTTTCATTCTCAATGGGAAGCGGAGAAGTAATGTGTGTACTCGGACCAAACGGAGTTGGCAAGTCCACACTTATCAAATGCATTGCAGGTATTTTCAAACCTGCTGCCGGTTCTGTCCGTATACAGGGTGAAGATACTCAGACAATGACATCAGGAACGATTGCAAAAAAAGTCGGATATGTACCCCAGCAGAATGAGACCGTTTTCCCATTCGATGTACTTGACTTTGTGGTCATGGGACGAACACCTCATCTTTCGCTATTCGGTTCACCCGGCGAGGAAGATGTGGAAATTGCATGGAAGTCACTCGAAACAGTCGGTGTTGAACACCTTTCTGACAGGACACTTAACAGTCTCAGCGGAGGACAGCGACAGATGGTGCTTATCGCCCGTACTCTTGCACAGGAACCTGCACTTCTTTTACTGGACGAACCTACTGCACATCTTGATTTTGGAAATCAGGTGTTGGTCCTTGAAACCGTACAAAAACTTGCAGCATCAGGAATGTCAATCGTTATGAACACTCACATGCCTGACCATGCTTTTCTTGTAGGCAGCAATGCTGTTGCTCTTACAGGTGGAAAACTGCTTGCCTGCGGACCTGTTCCATCGGTTGTGAACAGTCAGATAATGTCATCAGTCTATGGCATAGATGTAACTGTTAGAGACATAACTGACATTAACAGAAAAGTCTGTATCCCATGCGGAAGTGGAAAGTGCTGA